One Varibaculum prostatecancerukia genomic window, TGGTAGTCGACAAATTATCAGATAATAAGCAGCTCGGCTGGCAGTTTACAGATCAAGCCACAGCCAATCACAAAATCAGAACCGGGGAAGTTTATGCGACTTTTGTCATCCCCAAGACCTTTAGTAAAGACTTAGTTGATATTTTCAGTGGCAAACTCGATCAGCCGACCATCGAATACAACGTGAATGAAAAGAAAGGCGCTATTGCGCCAAAAATTACTGATGTGGGAGCAAATGAACTCGATATTCAAATCACGTCAACTTTCCGGGGTCAGGTTGGAGAAGCCATTGCGCAGGCTTTACGCGACGGTGCCTTAGAGATTGACGCTAATGTTGTTGGTGCTCAGGGCAGCGCTTTAGATGCTTTGAGCGGTATTAACCGGGATCTGACCGATGCGCAAGGCACCTTGGATTCCGCCAGTGCATCTTTGACGGGTTCCTTACAGACTATGAAAAAAGTCCGGGCTACGCTGGCTGCAGCTGACCCGGCATTGGCTGATGTTTCCGCGGCTTTGAGCGATGCGCAAGACATTTTAAGGACGGTCGTCTCTGATGCTTCCGAATTTGCTGCAATGGCGGGGCAAGCCAGTATTAACGCCCAAAAAGCACTCAATGAATCCTCGGCGGCGGCAGATTCGGCGGTGTCAAATGCGACAAATAAACTCACCGAAATAGACTCACAGCTGGAATCCGGCATTAAACGGGCGAATACTTCGATAGAAAAAATGCGGGATCAGATTGCGGTTTTGGAAGGATTCCCGCAAACACAAAAGCTCGCTGCGGAGTTGAAAACCCAGCTGAACGAGATGCAGGACCTGCTCAACAAGATCGGGAAAACTGGGTCAGATGCGGCAAAGGCTAGCCAGGATTTGCAGGCACTGATGAAATCCTTTGATCAGGCTCTGACCAACGCGCAACAGGCTGCCACTAATCTGCGCGAACAGTCTACTCGAACCGCATCTCAGTTAAATGCCCAGGTAACGCAGCTTTCGGCGCAGCTGGGAGCCATCAAATCTGCGGTGAGTACCGCGCGGATTTCCCTTAAGGAAATTTCGGCGCTGACCCACGGAATCGATGATCAGATTGTAGACACACAAAATGTGCTTGATCAGGTGCAGAGCAATCTCAACGCGCTGTCCAATATAACCAGCGGAGCTCAAACCGATGTGGCAACTCTCGCTACCGCGCTCCGGACGGGGAGCTTGAAAACAATCATTGGGTTGGATCCGACCAATATCGGACGTTACCTGACCTCACCAGTAAAGTTCGACCAACAGACGCTTTTTCCCATCAACTCTTATGGTTCGGGAATGGCTGCCATGTTCATCAATCTCTCCCTGTGGATTGGTGCGCTTATCCTGGTCATTATTTTCCGAGTAGAAGTCGATAAAGAAGGCTTTGACTGGTTGAGTTTGCGCTCGGCTTATCTGGGGCGATTCATGCTCTCCGGGGTGCTTTCTATAGGGCAGGGGTTGATAGTCAGCGTGGGCAGTTTGCTGCTGGGAGTGCAGGCGGCAAATGTTCCCGCTTTCATCGCTACTTCCATGCTGATCGGACCGTGTTATTTGGCAATTATCTATGCCTTGGCAGCCGCATTCAGTCACGTGGGGCGCGCCCTGGCAATATTGCTGGTGGTGTTGCAGATTCCCGGTGCCTCGGGTATCTATCCGATTGAACTCATGCCCAGATTTTTCCGCCAGCTTTCCCCGGTGCTCCCGTTTTCTTACGGCATCGACGCGATCCGAGAAACTATCGGTGGGTTCTATCACGGGCGTTTCTGGCATGTTATGACGGTTTTATTGCTTATGAGCGTCGCTGTGTTCCTTCTGGGGTTTGTGGGGAGACGTCGTTTCGGTTACTTCACCCAGCTGTTCTATGATGATTTGGCTCGCACTGAACTGGTCGTGAATGAAGACGTTCAGCTGCAAAGTCGCGGTTACCGCTTGAGCAACATCATTGCGCTGCTGGCGAACCGGAAAGAATTTTCCACCCGTATCCGGCAACGTCAAGAAGAATTCAATGCCCGCTATCACGCTTTGATTAATGGAGTGAGCAGCGTGGGGATTTTGGGACTGGTTGTACTCGGGATGATTTCCTGGCTCACCTCCGCCAGTAAGCCACTGCTCCTGGGGATACTAGCGATTTGGGGAGTGGCCATCATGGGGACTCTGGTTGGCGTAGTGGTACTAAAGAGTTCCATCGAACGAGCCGAGAGCTTATCATATCTGACGGAAGATGAAC contains:
- a CDS encoding YhgE/Pip domain-containing protein codes for the protein MKDSWRVLTRDVKRIFSVPRSLIIIIGILVTPALYTWLNILAFWNPYNATENLPIAVVNNDVGTESALTGELNVGDLVVDKLSDNKQLGWQFTDQATANHKIRTGEVYATFVIPKTFSKDLVDIFSGKLDQPTIEYNVNEKKGAIAPKITDVGANELDIQITSTFRGQVGEAIAQALRDGALEIDANVVGAQGSALDALSGINRDLTDAQGTLDSASASLTGSLQTMKKVRATLAAADPALADVSAALSDAQDILRTVVSDASEFAAMAGQASINAQKALNESSAAADSAVSNATNKLTEIDSQLESGIKRANTSIEKMRDQIAVLEGFPQTQKLAAELKTQLNEMQDLLNKIGKTGSDAAKASQDLQALMKSFDQALTNAQQAATNLREQSTRTASQLNAQVTQLSAQLGAIKSAVSTARISLKEISALTHGIDDQIVDTQNVLDQVQSNLNALSNITSGAQTDVATLATALRTGSLKTIIGLDPTNIGRYLTSPVKFDQQTLFPINSYGSGMAAMFINLSLWIGALILVIIFRVEVDKEGFDWLSLRSAYLGRFMLSGVLSIGQGLIVSVGSLLLGVQAANVPAFIATSMLIGPCYLAIIYALAAAFSHVGRALAILLVVLQIPGASGIYPIELMPRFFRQLSPVLPFSYGIDAIRETIGGFYHGRFWHVMTVLLLMSVAVFLLGFVGRRRFGYFTQLFYDDLARTELVVNEDVQLQSRGYRLSNIIALLANRKEFSTRIRQRQEEFNARYHALINGVSSVGILGLVVLGMISWLTSASKPLLLGILAIWGVAIMGTLVGVVVLKSSIERAESLSYLTEDELFESLARQRETNVAKTENRSESQSSGDYRSRSKRHLISASVRADAVDESTEKPAGETDASATSEEPR